The DNA window ttaaattcattaaataaaatcatagcaTATCTATCACAGACAacacaaattctaaaaaaaaaaaagtgatgagCGAAACAATCTATAAAATCTTGTTCTCAGTACTGAACTCTTAAATTGACATCGTCGTCTTATACTAATAAAAGACAGGTGGATTTTGTGAATGCCGGCCAGTTGCAAGTGTACCTCATCAACCCTCCCCTCTTCAAATTCAATCCAAGCAGTTGGGTGCTTGGATTCTATTAATTCCTTGAAAGACATTCTggggataaaaataaaagcaaatcaTATTGAGTCAAGAACAATAGAAAtcgaaatagaaaaaaggaaaaaggataaaaaaagggTAGAATCAGGACCCGAAGAAAGGAGCAACGTCATGGTAAAATGGGTCGCGAACAACGGTGTCCATGATGTCAAAAAGGAGTACAGGAAGCTTTCTGTTATTAACGTTCTGCTCCGTCCTGATGGGGAAGGAAGAAACGATTGgcatcatcttcttcctcctGTAGTTGAGGTTGTTATTTCTTGTTGATTTGGGTAGGACCTTTTTCAGAGGGACATGCACTGCTCTCACTGTCAGGGCCACTGCCATTTACTGGTTCCTCGAATCTAAAATCAAGTGGGTGTTGGTAGGAGAAGAGTATATCTTAGACAAGAAAGGTTATATTAGATTTTATCATGCTACTTGTATTGGGCTTGATAACTTGTATCATCTGGCCCATTATCGTTCAATTGTATCATGGGCTTTCTTCTAGTCTTGTAATTGGGCCTTCATGATCCATTTCTTCAGACGTTCTGGCAGAAACAACAGGAAGCAGACAACTTAAAATTTGAACACtatcttgttatttatttatttaaaaaatattttttaaaaaatttatttatttttatttgttttaaaataatattattttattattttgatatgctaatatcaaaaataattttttaaaaaataaaacaatattattttaatatatttttaaataaaaaatactgtaaataacaacaacattcTACTCCAGTTTTCCTAATGGCATCTGATCTGATATCCATTAAATTACAATTACAGAAAAACCACAGTGGTAATGACAACATCATGTGGACACAATATATTCAGTTCAAAATCTATTTTGCGAGGCTTTTATACTGAAGTGCCTCGTGACTGGGATACATGGAATCATTCATTTAGACTTTCCATACCACCTTCCAATGGCAATAACCTTTGTCTGTTGCTGTAATATTCTGCCTCCAATATTCACCCAAAGTAACACTAGGTTTGATTTGAGATCACTCCTCGCATTTTTAGAGAATGAGCTAATATTGACGTAAAAGCACTAGCTCTACTGTGCATGCCTAGTTTAATGGTTGATTGTGGCCATCTGTAGCTCCCTTCATCTAAGAGGAAAGATCTTATTGTGAATCCCTTTTCCCTAAACGTGCCAGGCTATGAATGGCCATTGCTATAATGGAGAAGCACAGCCTGGTGAGAGGCACTTGTTTCAATCTTACATATTTAAGGCCCCCCCCTTGGAGGTTGGAAGAACACTGTCTCTTGGCTTTACCAGGGTTGTAGCTCTAGCTTTTGTTCAGAAACTCTCTCCTCAAGTTTTCTCATGGGTTGCCAGGAAGAGCTGTTGATAGAAAAGGTTTGTGAGATCTACGACAAACTTTCGAGGTTAGAAAACCTCAATCCTTCCAAGCAAGTTAATTCTCTCTTCACCCAACTTGTGCAAACGTGTAAGAGTCAATGCCACATTGACATTACCAAATTGAATGAAAGAGTTCAAGCTATTAGGTGTAAGTTAATTAAGCTTTGTGGGAAAGCTGAGGGCCTCTTAGAAATCCATTTCGCTACCCTCATAGGATCTCATGACAAACCACTTAACCATATCAAGATCTTCCCTTACTATTCCAATTACCTTAAGCTCAGCCAAGTAGAGTTTTCCATGCTTAACAAAATTTGCAGTCGAGTTCCTAAACATATTGCCTTCGTGGGTTCTGGTCCTCTTCCCCTCACCTCGATCATCCTGGCTACTAATCATTTAAGGACTACTTGCTTTCATAACTTTGACATCGACCCTTCAGCAAATGCCAAAGCCATCCAGCTGGTTTCATCAGATTCAGAATTGTCAAAACGAATGTTCTTCCACACTGCAGATATTATGAATGTGTCGAGCAGCTTAAGACAATATGAAGTTGTTTTCCTGGCAGCTCTGGTAGGCATGGACAGGGAAGAAAAAGTTCGGGTCATTAAACACTTGGCCGACCACATAGCTCCTGGAACTCTACTGCTAATGAGGTCGGCGAATGGTGCTCGAGCCTTCCTATatcctgtcattgatccttgtgATCTTCAGGGCTTTGAAGTTCTATCAGTCTTTCATCCTTCGGACGATGTCATCAATTCAGTTATTATTGCACGTAAAAATTCTCAAGGGTGATCCATTCATTGAGTCAAGGGCCTGGTTCTACCTAACTGTTTAGCAAATGTTTTGACGTCTACAACTACAAATGCCTTCAACCATGGAAACATGATTGAAAAATTGACTGCTGATTAGCAACAGTCCAGCATGTTGCCTCTAATCAGTTCCCTGAATCCTTTGTGTTTCCCCCTTCCATCCAAGCTCCTTCTCTTAGCTGATCACTCACATGAaaattgcttcttcttttttgtgtccATGATCTTTACTTAATGCAAGGTATTTATGGTTCTATTTTGATACTTGCTTAATAAATGTATTTTCTTCATTACAGAGGGCAAAGTCCTGATGGTTATGAACCGGTCATGCATGCATATCAAGGTAGCTCTCACATTGGGAAATAAAGCTTATAGAAGATGAGttaacaaatattttgttttgagagCACGTGAATAGAATAGTTAATCGGCATTCTGTGCCTATCAAACATTAACAAGTTGAATCTGTAAAAATTAGATGTAGAGTTCCCACCACAATTGCACTGATCCCATGCATACCTCAGccattcaagattttttttcggGATAAATCAGTAGAGGTTGAATctaaagaagaacaaaaagttCCTGGAAAGAGTACAACACAGCAAGTGAATAGCACTAGCAGAGGACACTACTTAAAGCACAGGCTACTCATAACTTCAACCAAAATAATACTTGATATGGCTCTCaccattaaatcaaatttacagCATGCAGCGTACCAGAAAAGACCTAACTCAGAAACAGTAGCAGCTAGCTCTGATGTAACTCGCATAACCAAAGAACAGCCATCCTCTGGCCGGCACTAATTAAGTCAGTTCCAATAACAGATTAGAATGCACAAGGTTTAGCTATAACAACACCAAGCTTTTATAATCGAAAAACAGTAGCTGCAGCAAATAATTCATACTATTCTATCAACTACTTAGCAATACTCAAGAGGAAACATCCAAAATAGAAATGATAGAATAGGCTAGAATGCTGTTAGCACATCAGatgaaaacaaaatgagaaCCTTACGCTGCTGCATCATTATTGGCAATTAGTTGATGAGGTCAGCTTAAGGCAAGAACCACTGAGACAGCTGGAAAAGATAGAGCAGGTAGCCGGAATGGTGTTGGAGATAcaaatgaaatttataaatGCACATCCAATCAGATGAGTGTGATGGTTAAATAGCCAGTATTCTGCGTCATAGCATGACAGATTAGTCTGAAACTTCTGGTAAGAAGAGTAAACAATGAaagcaccataaaaaaaaatcttgtcttTTAAAGTGCTCATGACTCGGTAATTAAGTGGCTCGTGACTGGGAGATATGGATTCATTGCTTTTGGCTTTCATCCATGTAACCATTAGCAATAACATATTGTCTTCTTCTGTGATTTTCTGCTCCAAATGTTAGCCCAACATTTAATTTGAACATAAAGgagtatttataaatatttgctCTGGCTCCTTGTACCTCAGTGCATGTGCCAGTattgacataaaataaatagtgccTTGGAAAATTAATGGTTCGAGATCGTTTGCATCCTTCATCTTAAACAAAGATCTAATTGTGATCCAGTTTTTCTCGTAGCATGCCAAATTATGAATGGCCATTACCACAAAGGAGATACTACAACTTAAAGACAAGCATGTCTCTCTCAATCTTTCTTATATTAAGCCTCCATTGGAGGCTTGAAGGTTATCTCTTGGCTTACTGGGATGTGGCTATTGCAAAACAGGTTTCTCATACTAGTGTTCCCATGGGTCGGCAGCAAGAGCTCATGGTAGAAAAGGTTTGTGAGATCTCTGACAAAATCTCAAGGTTCGAGAACCTCAGTCTTTCCAAGCAGGTTGACTCACTCTTCTCTCAACTTGTAATCACATGTACACACCAGTGCCAACTAGAATTTTCATGCTTACCCTAAATTGCCCCCAGGTTCCAAAACGTATTCCCTTTGTGGGTTCTGGTCCTCTTCCCGTAACTTCAATAATCTTGCGACTAATCATTCAAGGACTAGTTACATCCATAGCTATGACACAGACCCCTCAGAAAATCCCAAAGCCTTAAGTTGGTTTCATCAGATTCAGAATTTTCCAGACAAATGGCTTTCCACGCTGAAAATACCATGAATGTGTCAAGCAGCTTAAAACAATATGCAGTCGTTTTCCTGTCAGCTCTGGTGGGAAtgagcaaaaaagaaaaggtaaaggtCACTAACCACTTGGCTAAGCACATGTCTCCTGGAGCTTTACTATTGCTAATTAGTGCACATGGAGCTCGGGTACAGGAATAACCTGTAATAGATCCTAGCGTTCTTCAAGGCTTTGAAGTTCTTTCAGTCTTTCATCCTGCTGATGACATCagaaattttcatattttagctATTTAGCTAATGCAAGCgacaatcatatttttttcctttcatttatgcTCTGAATCCTCTGCTTATCCATTTAGCATAAGCGTTCCCTCCATTGCATGATAATTCATTTGAAAATGCCATATTTTAGTTTCTATAAAAATCTTTACTCGTTTATCTACAATCATCAAGGTCTTTTCTATATCAGAAAGGAAAACATCATGATGGTTAACTACCCACCACACAAGCATCAAAAGTCACTTAGCACCAGGACTCAAAACGACTCAAAAATACAAGAAGatgaatttttaagaaaactactACTCCATAATTTCTATTTTGACATAAAGTGAATGACATTGGTAATGCACATACACGCATACAACGACAAATATAGCATTCAATGCATATATATCGAGCTGAAGCTGTGATATTAGATGTACAATTCTTACCCCAGTTATGTTTACCCCCCTCCATGCGTCATCTAGTTAAAATAGGCAGAGTACAAGCACATTGAATTgcatccatttttattttgactcCTTGCATCTTGTAATTTGTAAACTCAAAAGCTCCATTCAACACCATTTAGCTGCAATTATGCAGTTCCTGCACTATCAGATAAACTTGCTTCTCCTGGATTACCAGAATTTGCATAGGATTTTATCCTGGTAGTTTATCTGATAGTTCAGGAACTGCATCATTATTGTATTTGTGTGCATATTTATATGCAAATAGAAATATTAAATGGGAATACGGACAGGAAACTAACAACGTAGCCTGAATCAAACAGATTTGCAAGAATTAACATTGAAATTGCCAATCTGA is part of the Populus alba chromosome 10, ASM523922v2, whole genome shotgun sequence genome and encodes:
- the LOC118046328 gene encoding nicotianamine synthase 3, producing the protein MGCQEELLIEKVCEIYDKLSRLENLNPSKQVNSLFTQLVQTCKSQCHIDITKLNERVQAIRCKLIKLCGKAEGLLEIHFATLIGSHDKPLNHIKIFPYYSNYLKLSQVEFSMLNKICSRVPKHIAFVGSGPLPLTSIILATNHLRTTCFHNFDIDPSANAKAIQLVSSDSELSKRMFFHTADIMNVSSSLRQYEVVFLAALVGMDREEKVRVIKHLADHIAPGTLLLMRSANGARAFLYPVIDPCDLQGFEVLSVFHPSDDVINSVIIARKNSQG